One window of the Amycolatopsis mediterranei genome contains the following:
- a CDS encoding AAA family ATPase has translation MLRSFRLGNHRSFRDEQELLLMPAMPGDERPVVPVTAIYGANASGKSNLFKGITLARWAVLNRHLPDATGRHDIVALQDPFRLDPQSPDRPSTFVFELIAEGIQYTYGFLLQETEILEEWLYAYPEKRKRLIFERNRSAIKFGSTVADLKAKFEVLEEWIRSTVLFLSVCDRLELGPLIPVYRWFEAGVLASGFDGPSPDPEYVQWVVGDYLLRNPEARQRMIALLKVADVGIVDVVVADRKDRTRRRAAQSDLELKLLHGASSEPFDFGDESSGTRNWIGFLPMVLRALDGGLVLFVDEIDASLHPLLTAKLVGLFQDAEVNTKGAQLIFTTHDTSLLGTMLGEQVLERDQIWFVDRGAEGASHLYPLTDFKPRKDQNTERRYLAGSYGAVPVLGDFTAAVGRG, from the coding sequence GTGCTGCGGAGCTTCCGGCTCGGTAATCATCGCTCGTTCCGGGACGAGCAGGAGTTGCTGCTCATGCCCGCGATGCCGGGTGACGAGCGGCCCGTGGTGCCGGTGACCGCCATCTACGGGGCCAACGCTTCCGGCAAGTCGAACCTCTTCAAGGGGATCACCCTGGCAAGGTGGGCCGTGCTGAACAGGCATCTCCCGGATGCGACGGGCCGGCACGACATCGTGGCACTGCAAGACCCGTTCCGGCTCGATCCGCAGTCGCCGGACCGGCCATCGACCTTCGTCTTCGAACTGATTGCAGAAGGCATCCAGTACACCTATGGATTCCTCTTGCAGGAAACTGAGATCCTGGAAGAGTGGCTCTATGCGTATCCAGAGAAGCGAAAACGACTCATATTCGAGCGCAATCGGAGCGCGATCAAATTTGGTAGCACGGTGGCTGACCTCAAGGCCAAGTTCGAGGTTCTGGAGGAATGGATCCGTTCGACCGTTTTATTCTTGAGCGTGTGCGATCGCCTCGAACTGGGCCCACTGATTCCGGTCTATCGATGGTTCGAGGCGGGAGTACTGGCAAGTGGCTTTGACGGCCCGTCGCCAGATCCGGAATATGTGCAGTGGGTGGTCGGTGACTATCTGCTCCGGAATCCGGAGGCTCGGCAGCGAATGATCGCGCTTCTCAAGGTGGCCGATGTCGGGATCGTGGACGTCGTCGTGGCGGACCGCAAGGACCGGACCCGCCGCCGCGCCGCGCAGTCCGACCTGGAACTCAAGCTCCTTCATGGGGCTTCCTCTGAGCCTTTCGACTTCGGCGACGAGTCGTCCGGAACGCGCAATTGGATCGGTTTTCTTCCGATGGTGCTGAGGGCGCTGGACGGCGGACTCGTTCTGTTCGTCGATGAGATCGACGCCAGCCTGCATCCGCTCCTGACCGCGAAACTCGTCGGGCTCTTCCAAGATGCCGAAGTCAACACCAAGGGTGCTCAACTCATCTTCACCACACATGACACCAGCTTGCTCGGCACCATGCTCGGCGAGCAGGTGCTCGAGCGGGATCAGATCTGGTTCGTCGACCGAGGCGCCGAGGGAGCGAGTCACCTCTACCCGCTCACCGACTTCAAGCCGCGGAAAGATCAGAACACGGAACGGCGCTACCTGGCGGGCAGCTACGGTGCTGTGCCCGTATTGGGTGACTTCACAGCGGCGGTCGGCCGCGGATGA
- a CDS encoding RloB family protein: protein MCGAEATEPAYFQGLKQARRNPAVTIKLKAKPADPDTVVRHAAGLRDNAADTYDEVWCVVDVDEFDVAKAVVTARRVRVNLAISNPCFEYWLLLHFEACTAPLTCYSDVARRLRRHVPEYDKTALRFADYASGVDAAVERSLGRGHVLTTEHEHNPATGVWALVKKVL, encoded by the coding sequence GTGTGCGGCGCGGAAGCGACCGAGCCGGCTTACTTCCAAGGTCTCAAGCAGGCGAGGCGGAACCCGGCGGTGACGATCAAGCTGAAGGCGAAACCCGCAGATCCCGACACGGTCGTGCGCCACGCGGCCGGCTTGCGTGACAATGCCGCGGACACTTACGACGAGGTCTGGTGCGTCGTCGACGTGGACGAGTTCGACGTGGCGAAGGCAGTCGTCACGGCTCGACGGGTCCGGGTCAACCTGGCGATCTCGAACCCTTGCTTCGAGTACTGGCTCCTGCTCCACTTCGAGGCTTGCACCGCACCATTGACCTGTTACTCGGACGTGGCCAGGCGGCTTCGCAGGCACGTTCCCGAGTACGACAAAACGGCGTTGCGTTTCGCTGACTACGCGAGCGGTGTCGATGCGGCCGTTGAACGGTCGTTGGGACGGGGCCACGTCCTCACCACCGAGCATGAACACAATCCCGCCACCGGGGTCTGGGCTCTGGTGAAGAAGGTTCTTTGA